The Gemmatimonadota bacterium genome has a window encoding:
- a CDS encoding recombinase family protein, producing the protein MIPKYNTAKGVDVIKCGLYARVSTDLQAEVKNGSLDTQIDLLQKYTEVKDSTSPEEEWKAVAIYREEGRSGKNVDRPEYQRMVRDIENGKINAVLCTRIDRVSRSIIDFLHFHEFLKENEAIFISLNENWDTSTPMGRFALTISLAMAELEREKTSERTKEKLQWRAEKGLRNGGQILGYDNDPDNKGVPKPNEAERELVLLIFQTYVKEKSFRATAQVVNEKGYRTKSYVSRRGNVRPGKKFNNTSIMRILQNQFFIGKIGYNGEVYEGQHEPLIPMELWDQVQAIIKTKRATGSKSRKQNLHTFLLQGLVKCGWCSSFMTPTYTNRPKKRYFYYQCTCKIHRGDKECKMKYVPAEPLEQVVVDRLIQLGEDQNRVEDLVAGATTDNSERVETLTQTQENHQRNLKSIDKKLDALVESIAGRKIGIKTIGQKIIDLEEQKSQIEQEMMDNEATLAEAKQKVVSVAHFRQKLTTFGELFNESTPEERKDLLQMHINQLIYTPDEIQLALFYSSSKADKTNSPANVNFGSGGGI; encoded by the coding sequence ATGATTCCCAAATACAACACAGCAAAGGGGGTAGATGTGATTAAATGCGGTCTGTATGCACGGGTCTCAACCGACCTGCAAGCCGAAGTGAAAAATGGTAGTCTGGATACCCAAATCGACCTTCTTCAAAAGTACACTGAGGTCAAGGATTCCACATCGCCAGAAGAAGAATGGAAAGCGGTGGCAATCTATCGTGAAGAAGGTCGGTCAGGGAAAAATGTTGATCGTCCCGAATATCAACGGATGGTACGAGATATTGAGAATGGGAAGATCAATGCCGTGCTATGCACACGCATAGATCGTGTAAGTCGATCTATCATAGACTTTTTGCATTTCCATGAATTCTTAAAAGAAAACGAGGCAATTTTCATATCGCTCAATGAGAATTGGGACACATCAACCCCTATGGGTCGGTTTGCCCTCACAATTTCTTTGGCGATGGCTGAATTAGAGAGGGAAAAGACCAGTGAACGTACAAAAGAAAAGTTGCAATGGCGGGCTGAGAAGGGCTTACGCAATGGGGGCCAGATTCTCGGATACGACAATGATCCAGACAACAAAGGCGTACCAAAGCCCAATGAGGCAGAACGAGAATTGGTACTCCTGATTTTCCAGACGTATGTTAAAGAGAAAAGTTTCAGGGCGACGGCACAGGTCGTAAATGAAAAGGGGTATCGTACGAAGTCTTATGTATCCCGAAGGGGCAATGTTCGTCCTGGCAAAAAGTTTAACAACACAAGCATCATGCGTATCCTGCAAAACCAATTTTTCATCGGAAAAATTGGTTACAATGGTGAGGTTTATGAGGGCCAGCACGAACCCCTGATCCCGATGGAATTATGGGATCAGGTGCAAGCAATCATAAAAACCAAGCGGGCCACTGGTTCAAAAAGCAGAAAACAGAACCTTCATACTTTCTTGCTGCAAGGGCTTGTAAAGTGTGGGTGGTGTTCTTCTTTCATGACACCTACTTATACCAACCGCCCAAAAAAGAGATATTTCTACTACCAATGCACCTGTAAAATCCATCGTGGAGACAAGGAATGCAAAATGAAATACGTGCCAGCAGAGCCTCTTGAGCAGGTGGTGGTTGATCGGCTAATTCAACTCGGCGAAGATCAAAACCGTGTTGAAGACCTTGTGGCCGGGGCCACAACAGATAACTCAGAGCGCGTGGAAACTTTGACGCAAACGCAAGAGAACCACCAAAGGAATCTCAAAAGTATCGACAAGAAACTGGATGCCCTCGTGGAAAGCATTGCTGGACGCAAGATTGGCATAAAAACTATAGGTCAGAAAATTATCGACCTGGAGGAGCAAAAAAGCCAGATAGAGCAGGAGATGATGGATAATGAAGCAACTCTGGCAGAGGCAAAGCAAAAGGTCGTAAGTGTTGCACATTTTCGGCAAAAACTTACGACCTTTGGGGAATTATTTAATGAATCCACACCAGAGGAACGGAAAGACCTGTTGCAAATGCACATTAACCAACTGATCTACACCCCTGATGAAATTCAACTCGCCCTGTTTTATTCCAGCAGCAAAGCTGATAAAACCAACAGTCCGGCGAATGTGAACTTTGGTAGCGGGGGGGGGATTTGA
- a CDS encoding HlyC/CorC family transporter, whose translation MFLDDPWPAIFITIASIVLTAAFSRLGSIVVSRTTLERLHEEKIGRAGLYLWLYRSRDFVSQMVLLGQTITISIGALALLSILLQTLKPGLWLYPGSALLIALYVFIALIIRSIVPPYRREEGSDRPLPFLPLCFLPFYFILLLPTLLLQKAQTIFLSEDDTRALKEEELRNIVESETEEGTIEAEEREMIEGIFEFDETTVKEAMIPRIDMISAEITATPKELLELIQKSGHSRIPIYEERIDNIKGVVYVKDILLNLATNHPWSVPEIMRTPYFVPENKTLADLMAEFKREKVHMAIVVGEYGGTSGLITMEDIIEEIVGEIQDEHDDEEPLFEWRKEGKILVVDARIDIEDLNIVLNVELPQNGYETLGGFIYNVLGHVPQIDENLEHGNLLIEILEVVGQRITRVKITKRGEPSQDEPKNGGEIQMQNDKPQK comes from the coding sequence ATGTTTTTGGACGATCCTTGGCCAGCAATCTTTATAACCATCGCTTCTATTGTCCTGACAGCAGCGTTCTCCAGGCTCGGCTCAATTGTTGTTTCGCGCACCACCCTCGAGCGCCTGCACGAAGAAAAAATAGGACGTGCAGGACTCTACCTTTGGCTCTATCGCTCCCGCGATTTTGTCTCACAAATGGTTTTGCTCGGTCAGACAATCACCATATCCATAGGTGCTCTGGCACTACTATCCATTCTTTTGCAGACGTTAAAACCGGGCCTCTGGCTATATCCTGGCTCAGCATTGCTCATCGCACTTTATGTATTTATCGCCCTGATCATTCGCAGCATTGTCCCCCCCTACAGGAGAGAAGAGGGATCAGATCGTCCGCTACCCTTTTTGCCGTTATGTTTTTTGCCCTTTTACTTTATTCTTCTCCTTCCCACACTGCTGTTGCAAAAAGCGCAAACTATCTTCTTGAGTGAAGACGATACCAGAGCACTAAAAGAAGAAGAATTGCGAAATATCGTCGAATCAGAAACAGAAGAAGGCACAATCGAAGCAGAAGAAAGGGAAATGATTGAGGGCATCTTTGAATTTGACGAAACAACGGTCAAAGAGGCGATGATCCCGCGCATAGATATGATTTCTGCCGAAATAACGGCCACGCCCAAAGAGCTTCTTGAGCTAATCCAGAAATCCGGGCACTCGCGAATCCCCATCTATGAAGAACGAATCGACAACATCAAAGGCGTCGTTTATGTCAAAGATATTTTGCTCAATCTGGCGACCAATCATCCGTGGTCTGTCCCAGAGATCATGCGTACGCCATACTTTGTACCAGAAAACAAAACTCTCGCCGATTTAATGGCCGAATTTAAGCGCGAAAAAGTACACATGGCGATTGTTGTCGGGGAATATGGCGGCACGTCTGGCCTTATTACAATGGAAGATATTATCGAAGAAATTGTCGGTGAAATTCAAGATGAACACGACGATGAAGAACCGCTTTTTGAATGGCGCAAAGAGGGCAAAATACTCGTCGTAGATGCACGCATTGACATTGAAGATCTCAATATCGTGCTCAACGTCGAACTGCCACAAAACGGTTACGAAACGCTCGGCGGATTTATATACAACGTGCTTGGACACGTACCTCAGATAGATGAAAATTTAGAACACGGAAATCTACTTATTGAAATCCTCGAAGTCGTAGGACAGCGCATCACACGGGTGAAAATTACCAAACGCGGAGAGCCTTCACAGGACGAGCCAAAAAACGGTGGAGAGATACAAATGCAAAACGACAAACCGCAGAAATAG
- the ybeY gene encoding rRNA maturation RNase YbeY, which translates to MRSYIARPDQDPGSLFARLAGFTPSSNTLSLASATTRTPGREQMNKLEITTLVDVCGLDIPRLEAVVKQLLSDNEVHLPISCVLTHDTHIRQLNKKYRNIDKTTDVLSFELSDAIHPEAHYCGEIYISVDRARQQAKAHNRSLQAEITHLTVHGTLHLLGFEHDTPEGYTQMQNEEKKYLTLIE; encoded by the coding sequence ATGCGATCTTACATTGCGCGACCTGACCAGGATCCAGGAAGCCTTTTTGCCCGTCTTGCAGGCTTCACACCATCCTCGAATACCCTATCCCTGGCAAGCGCAACAACAAGAACGCCAGGTCGCGAGCAGATGAATAAACTGGAGATAACGACTTTAGTAGATGTATGCGGTCTGGATATCCCTCGCTTAGAAGCTGTCGTGAAACAACTTCTTTCAGACAACGAGGTGCATCTGCCCATTTCGTGTGTTCTAACCCATGATACCCATATCCGACAACTCAACAAAAAATACCGGAACATAGATAAAACGACCGACGTTCTTTCATTTGAGCTTTCCGACGCGATACATCCAGAAGCGCATTATTGTGGAGAGATATACATTTCAGTAGATCGCGCACGACAGCAAGCAAAAGCGCATAACCGGTCCCTACAGGCAGAAATAACCCACTTGACAGTACACGGGACCCTGCATTTGCTGGGATTTGAACACGATACCCCTGAAGGGTACACGCAAATGCAAAACGAAGAAAAAAAATACCTGACCCTGATAGAATAG
- a CDS encoding HDIG domain-containing protein, with the protein MMFFRKRQRDRTRQTRQQWKQRGKQAFRIVLMLALLGVLTVLFPTQQHYEYSAFREGAIAPDEVIASELFPVYKSEEAYQDEVAEARRQILPVLRYDSTVQQSKLNAYKTFLNDLKKHTGSGVSESLSQELRLSHPEISPLSESTLKYLVPVSRRRSASRSTLTTAVEKILQSTYQNGIIDQEINTVEEGYAEVILLNNGSERQISLEELADIENFTSGLQQTIEQQLPKASPMEMRAGSELILAYLSPNIAYDATETQRRRDEAASNVQRAKPGTVLKGERIIDKHDRITSDDIDKLRSLAEHINQRRQQDPFIDLIQRGAGLSLCALTLIIFFAFLKFYRPDLYRPSKNIVLFGIIILIPTAVADYAAQSQAISPFLIPVALSAMLATVLFDAVVGMVITLAVTTLCASILGELQYGIIFLTTGIIGAFSVHQVRHRRDFYRPGLYLIAAYALTITSTVGLLFSYTNTTEFLTEIREDLFWGIVAACGSLILTIGLLPVFESVFNVVTPLTLLELADLNRPLLRNLALRAPGTFSHSINMANLSEEAAVAIGADPLLARVGCYYHDIGKMRRPHYFIENQHGVNPHDELQPQISALILISHVRDGIELAKEEGLPLAIIDLIPQHHGTSEMTSFKHQAQLIDEQAVRDADFLYPGPKPQTKEAGIINLADAVESATRSLPNNEPDEIKKLVQTIVKGRYDAGELDECDLTLRDLTRIQEAFLPVLQASHHPRIPYPWQAQQQERQVASR; encoded by the coding sequence ATGATGTTCTTTAGAAAACGTCAACGCGATCGTACGCGTCAGACAAGACAGCAGTGGAAACAGCGGGGAAAACAAGCCTTCCGCATTGTGTTAATGCTCGCCCTCTTAGGCGTACTAACCGTCTTGTTTCCCACGCAACAGCATTACGAGTACAGTGCCTTCCGCGAAGGCGCGATTGCGCCAGATGAAGTCATTGCATCCGAATTATTCCCCGTGTACAAAAGCGAAGAAGCATACCAGGATGAAGTCGCAGAAGCTCGCCGCCAGATTTTGCCGGTTTTGCGCTATGATAGCACAGTGCAGCAAAGCAAACTGAACGCATATAAAACATTTCTAAACGACTTAAAAAAACACACTGGCTCCGGGGTAAGCGAATCTCTCTCACAAGAGCTACGGCTTTCACACCCGGAGATTAGCCCCCTGTCGGAATCCACCCTGAAATATCTCGTACCCGTATCTCGAAGGCGATCAGCCAGCCGCAGTACATTGACCACCGCAGTCGAGAAAATTCTTCAAAGCACCTACCAGAACGGGATTATCGACCAGGAAATAAATACCGTCGAAGAGGGGTACGCAGAGGTTATACTACTTAATAATGGCTCAGAACGCCAAATTAGCCTTGAAGAACTGGCCGATATAGAAAATTTTACCTCGGGACTTCAACAAACCATAGAACAACAATTGCCAAAGGCAAGTCCTATGGAAATGAGAGCGGGCAGTGAACTGATCCTGGCCTATCTATCCCCCAACATTGCCTATGACGCTACCGAAACGCAGAGGCGAAGAGATGAGGCAGCCAGCAATGTCCAACGTGCCAAGCCTGGGACAGTTCTCAAAGGCGAGCGCATTATTGACAAACACGACCGCATCACATCTGACGACATAGACAAACTCAGGTCACTGGCCGAACATATCAACCAGCGCCGCCAGCAAGACCCATTCATTGACCTCATTCAACGAGGTGCTGGGCTATCACTTTGCGCGTTGACACTCATAATATTTTTTGCTTTTCTAAAATTTTATCGTCCTGACCTTTATCGCCCGTCCAAAAACATCGTACTATTTGGCATCATTATTTTAATCCCTACTGCCGTGGCTGATTACGCCGCCCAAAGTCAGGCCATATCGCCTTTTCTCATCCCCGTCGCACTATCTGCAATGCTGGCAACCGTGCTCTTTGATGCCGTCGTCGGCATGGTGATCACCCTTGCCGTTACAACGCTTTGTGCCAGCATTCTCGGCGAACTCCAATACGGGATCATCTTTCTCACCACAGGCATTATTGGCGCATTTTCTGTACATCAGGTACGCCATCGCAGAGATTTTTATCGCCCTGGTCTGTATCTGATTGCCGCTTATGCTCTGACAATTACCTCCACAGTTGGACTACTTTTTTCTTATACCAACACCACCGAGTTTCTCACGGAAATACGCGAGGATTTATTCTGGGGCATTGTGGCTGCCTGCGGTTCCTTAATTCTCACCATTGGATTACTACCCGTATTCGAAAGTGTTTTCAATGTCGTAACACCCCTGACACTGCTCGAACTGGCGGACTTAAATCGCCCGCTATTGCGCAATTTGGCCCTTCGCGCTCCTGGAACCTTTAGCCACAGCATAAACATGGCCAATCTCTCGGAAGAAGCCGCAGTCGCAATAGGCGCAGACCCCTTGCTCGCGCGCGTTGGGTGTTATTACCACGATATTGGGAAAATGAGACGCCCGCACTATTTTATAGAAAATCAGCATGGTGTGAATCCCCACGATGAGTTGCAACCTCAAATAAGTGCCCTGATTCTCATTTCTCATGTCAGGGACGGGATCGAATTGGCGAAAGAAGAAGGACTTCCTCTGGCAATTATTGATCTCATCCCACAGCACCATGGGACTTCGGAAATGACTTCGTTTAAACATCAGGCGCAACTCATAGACGAGCAGGCAGTCCGCGATGCCGACTTCCTCTATCCCGGTCCCAAACCCCAGACCAAAGAAGCGGGTATTATTAATCTCGCAGACGCTGTTGAATCTGCGACGCGGTCCTTGCCCAACAACGAGCCAGACGAAATTAAAAAGCTCGTCCAAACAATTGTCAAAGGCCGTTATGATGCTGGGGAATTGGATGAATGCGATCTTACATTGCGCGACCTGACCAGGATCCAGGAAGCCTTTTTGCCCGTCTTGCAGGCTTCACACCATCCTCGAATACCCTATCCCTGGCAAGCGCAACAACAAGAACGCCAGGTCGCGAGCAGATGA
- the phoH gene encoding phosphate starvation-inducible protein PhoH has protein sequence MISCLRRGDQFDPLHLLAPPPENCESEIGEYAKPILSTPKILIRPRSRTQVAYSAAIENYDIVFGIGPAGTGKTYLAVAAAVAALKSKHISRIILTRPAVEAGETLGFLPGDIQDKVDPYLRPLYDALRDMLPDTQLQHLMEMHTLEIAPLAFMRGRTLNNAFVILDEAQNTTVNQMKMFLTRLGNNAKAVITGDITQIDLPPGIQSGLIHVQHILSHIEAIKFVNFSEKDVVRHPLVQKIITAYEQSEHAHEPEGEEALPKP, from the coding sequence ATGATTTCGTGCCTTCGACGCGGCGATCAGTTTGACCCTCTACACCTGCTTGCGCCACCGCCAGAAAACTGCGAATCTGAAATTGGTGAATACGCAAAGCCCATTCTTTCAACACCCAAAATTCTCATTCGCCCCCGCTCACGGACTCAGGTAGCTTACTCAGCAGCTATAGAAAACTACGATATTGTTTTTGGCATTGGACCGGCGGGTACGGGCAAAACTTATCTGGCAGTCGCAGCGGCTGTTGCTGCGCTAAAAAGCAAACATATCTCCAGAATTATTCTGACGCGCCCGGCTGTAGAAGCTGGCGAAACCCTGGGATTTCTACCGGGAGATATACAGGATAAAGTCGATCCCTATTTGCGTCCGCTCTACGATGCACTGCGCGACATGCTACCCGATACACAATTGCAACACCTTATGGAAATGCACACACTTGAAATTGCACCGCTTGCATTTATGAGAGGACGCACTCTGAATAACGCTTTTGTCATTCTCGACGAGGCCCAGAATACCACCGTCAACCAGATGAAGATGTTTCTTACCCGTCTGGGCAACAATGCCAAGGCTGTGATTACAGGTGATATAACACAAATAGACCTGCCGCCGGGTATTCAGTCTGGGCTTATACACGTCCAGCACATCCTGTCTCATATAGAAGCCATCAAATTCGTCAACTTTTCAGAAAAAGATGTTGTACGACACCCACTGGTTCAAAAAATTATAACAGCTTATGAGCAAAGCGAACATGCCCATGAACCAGAGGGAGAAGAGGCTCTGCCCAAACCATGA
- a CDS encoding LysM peptidoglycan-binding domain-containing protein, which yields MTGLKLFGFFCCAVTLLVFPQKGIAQMEMTYDEYRMKLTEQEQRLAELKKSLLECQTASNDLSNQMSSLDTQISEIKQQVYSLVESDEAGVNEYMQELGRIEGRLMGLRSLAEDALFEVRDEIDQIEARVSELKADKRACFPAAQAKLASIDQLLEQVKARMPRKRIRQYSVVRGDNLWRIAKKDDIYGDPYLWPRIYVENRDKIKHPDIIYPKWVLNIPFGVDINQHLVMSGENLSSIAGKVYNDVTKWNRIYQANKTQIFDPSMIFPAQVFDIPAN from the coding sequence ATGACAGGTTTGAAGCTTTTCGGGTTCTTTTGTTGTGCAGTCACCCTTTTGGTTTTCCCTCAAAAGGGAATTGCCCAGATGGAAATGACCTATGATGAATACAGGATGAAACTTACAGAGCAGGAGCAACGGCTTGCAGAACTCAAAAAGTCTTTGCTTGAATGCCAAACAGCATCTAATGACCTTTCGAACCAGATGTCGAGTCTGGATACCCAGATTAGTGAAATCAAACAACAAGTCTATAGCCTCGTTGAGTCCGATGAAGCAGGGGTCAACGAATATATGCAAGAACTCGGTCGCATTGAAGGCCGCCTCATGGGCTTGCGCAGCCTGGCAGAAGATGCCCTGTTTGAAGTTCGAGATGAAATTGATCAAATAGAAGCTCGCGTATCAGAGCTTAAAGCAGACAAAAGAGCCTGTTTTCCAGCTGCACAGGCAAAACTGGCCAGTATTGATCAATTACTTGAGCAAGTCAAAGCCCGAATGCCTCGCAAGCGCATTCGGCAATATTCGGTTGTCAGAGGTGATAATCTCTGGAGAATCGCTAAAAAAGACGATATTTATGGCGATCCTTATCTCTGGCCCCGTATCTATGTTGAAAACCGGGATAAAATTAAACATCCCGATATAATTTATCCCAAGTGGGTTCTCAACATTCCCTTTGGCGTCGATATCAATCAACATCTCGTAATGAGTGGCGAGAACCTCTCGTCCATTGCTGGCAAAGTGTACAATGATGTCACCAAATGGAACCGGATCTACCAGGCCAACAAAACACAGATCTTTGATCCGAGCATGATTTTCCCAGCTCAAGTATTCGACATTCCAGCAAACTGA
- the aspS gene encoding aspartate--tRNA ligase yields the protein MSESLGDWKRTHNCGELRIENVGEEVCLMGWVGKRRDHGGVIFVDLRDRYGITQVVFRPDLEEETHAIAEKIRNEFVLAIKGRVEPRPEGMTNPKLPTGAIDIECSDLRLLNEADTPPFAIEPDIDVNEELRLRYRYLDLRRPDMQQALFLRHNAAQETRKYLIGQGFLEIETPFLMKSTPEGARDYLVPSRVQRGNFYALPQSPQTYKQLLMIASYDRYFQIVRCFRDEDLRGDRQPEFTQIDIEMAFVTETDVMQLAEGLTRHLFEYVIGFDIPSPIPQMTYREAIDRFGTDRPDTRFSLEIVDIAKAALASEFRVFKSVIDSGGQVRAINAKGCANYSRKQIDDLTAFVAQHGAKGLAWIKVTDQGLESSIVKFFPDQAQQILRESLDAQTGDLLLFVADQPAVVANALGNLRLELARQQDLMPTSAFSFLWVTQFPLLEFDDVEKRYVACHHPFTSPMEADLNELETAPGDVRARAYDLVLNGNEIAGGSIRIHHREIQERVFRMLGISESESREKFGFLLDAFRYGAPPHGGIAFGYDRLVALMAGKAFIRDVIPFPKTNTAASLMDGAPSIADPTQLRELGLRLL from the coding sequence ATGTCAGAGTCGCTCGGCGACTGGAAACGCACGCACAACTGCGGCGAATTGCGCATCGAAAATGTAGGCGAAGAAGTCTGCCTGATGGGGTGGGTTGGCAAAAGACGCGACCACGGAGGCGTCATATTTGTCGATTTGCGCGACCGCTACGGCATCACCCAGGTAGTCTTTCGGCCCGATCTCGAAGAAGAGACACACGCCATTGCCGAAAAAATTCGCAACGAATTTGTCCTCGCAATAAAAGGCAGAGTTGAGCCGCGCCCAGAAGGCATGACAAATCCAAAATTACCCACCGGCGCCATCGACATCGAATGTTCAGATCTGCGTCTTCTCAACGAAGCGGACACCCCGCCATTTGCCATAGAACCCGACATCGACGTCAACGAAGAACTGCGCTTGCGCTATCGCTACCTCGACCTGCGCCGCCCCGATATGCAACAAGCCCTATTCCTGAGGCATAACGCCGCACAGGAGACGCGCAAATATTTGATTGGCCAGGGCTTTCTCGAAATCGAAACCCCCTTCCTCATGAAAAGTACGCCCGAAGGTGCAAGAGATTATCTCGTTCCATCTCGCGTTCAAAGAGGCAACTTCTATGCCCTACCCCAATCGCCGCAAACCTACAAACAGTTGCTCATGATCGCCAGCTATGATCGCTACTTTCAAATCGTGCGTTGCTTCCGCGATGAAGACCTGCGGGGTGACCGCCAGCCCGAGTTTACCCAAATTGACATTGAAATGGCATTTGTCACAGAAACCGATGTCATGCAACTCGCAGAAGGGCTTACGCGGCACCTTTTTGAATACGTCATAGGCTTTGATATCCCCTCCCCCATACCACAAATGACCTATCGCGAGGCGATTGACCGCTTTGGAACCGATCGCCCGGATACGCGCTTCAGCCTCGAAATTGTCGATATTGCAAAAGCTGCTCTCGCTTCGGAATTTCGGGTTTTTAAATCCGTAATTGATTCCGGCGGACAAGTTCGCGCCATTAATGCCAAAGGATGTGCAAACTACTCGCGCAAACAAATCGATGACCTCACAGCCTTTGTTGCACAACACGGAGCTAAGGGACTCGCCTGGATTAAAGTGACCGACCAGGGACTCGAATCATCAATTGTCAAGTTCTTCCCCGATCAAGCCCAACAAATACTCAGAGAATCACTCGACGCACAGACGGGAGACCTGCTTTTATTTGTCGCTGATCAACCCGCAGTTGTCGCAAACGCACTGGGCAATCTGCGCTTAGAACTCGCACGGCAACAAGACCTTATGCCGACCAGCGCCTTTAGTTTTTTATGGGTGACGCAGTTCCCCCTCCTCGAATTTGATGACGTTGAAAAACGCTACGTCGCCTGCCACCATCCCTTCACTTCCCCTATGGAAGCAGACCTCAATGAGCTTGAAACAGCCCCGGGTGATGTTCGCGCCAGAGCTTATGATCTCGTTCTCAATGGCAACGAAATCGCTGGCGGAAGTATTCGTATCCACCACAGAGAAATCCAGGAGCGCGTGTTTCGCATGTTGGGGATATCCGAAAGCGAATCGCGGGAAAAATTTGGCTTCTTACTCGACGCCTTTCGATATGGCGCGCCTCCCCATGGCGGCATCGCGTTTGGATACGACCGCCTGGTCGCCCTCATGGCCGGCAAAGCGTTTATCCGCGATGTCATTCCATTTCCGAAAACCAATACAGCGGCATCGCTCATGGATGGGGCACCATCCATAGCAGATCCCACCCAACTCCGCGAACTCGGTTTGCGATTATTGTAA
- the hisS gene encoding histidine--tRNA ligase — translation MPQLIPKVKGTRDFYPEDWAYQKWLCEKFIGVGNLFGYREYESTILEYMALYLGKSSEEIVTQQTFTLSDRDDKQLVMRPELTPTLARMVAQKEGELTFPIRWQSYGRFFRYERPQRGRGRSFFQWNIDALGSDSYLADAEIITIACTLFKHLDLSTQHATIRVNDRQGLENLIAKELALPPENIRPVLGAIDRIDKMPEEKFRIYLADDLDLSTDQIDTLYEILQTADLTFSPWLQRIFEQLDKNGVIEFVKLDLKIVRGFDYYTRTVFEAWAKTSLRRALFGGGRYDNLTRQVGGKRQVPGVGFAVGDMAITELLKEIDIYPQLETPGARVFVTIFSEDLLTQSSSFAEKLRQEGIATELHLIPGQRLDRQFKYADRQNIPFAAVIGPDEASANTIVLKDLKTRAQQIFSQNDLCAIKTTLKNGITQA, via the coding sequence ATGCCACAGTTAATTCCCAAAGTAAAAGGCACCCGCGATTTTTATCCCGAAGATTGGGCCTACCAGAAATGGCTCTGCGAGAAATTTATCGGCGTTGGCAACCTCTTTGGATATAGAGAATACGAAAGTACAATACTCGAATACATGGCCCTCTACCTGGGCAAAAGCAGCGAAGAAATCGTCACACAACAGACATTCACGCTATCTGATCGGGACGACAAACAACTCGTCATGCGCCCAGAACTCACCCCCACACTCGCGCGCATGGTCGCCCAAAAAGAAGGCGAACTCACCTTCCCTATCCGCTGGCAATCCTACGGCCGGTTCTTTCGCTACGAGCGCCCCCAACGCGGTCGCGGTCGTTCCTTTTTTCAATGGAACATCGACGCGCTTGGCAGCGATAGCTATCTGGCCGACGCCGAAATAATCACCATAGCTTGCACGCTATTCAAACACCTCGACCTCAGTACCCAACACGCCACTATTAGAGTCAACGACCGACAGGGTCTCGAAAATTTAATCGCCAAAGAACTGGCCCTACCGCCCGAGAATATCAGACCCGTTTTGGGGGCCATTGACCGCATAGACAAAATGCCCGAGGAAAAATTCCGCATCTATCTCGCCGATGATCTGGATCTCAGTACAGATCAAATCGATACCCTCTACGAAATCCTCCAAACGGCAGATTTGACATTTTCCCCCTGGCTCCAGCGTATATTTGAGCAACTCGACAAAAATGGTGTCATAGAATTTGTAAAACTCGACCTCAAAATCGTGCGCGGTTTTGACTACTATACGCGCACGGTATTTGAAGCATGGGCCAAAACCTCATTGCGCCGTGCCCTCTTTGGAGGAGGTCGTTACGACAATCTCACGCGCCAGGTGGGCGGCAAACGCCAGGTACCGGGCGTGGGATTTGCAGTCGGCGATATGGCCATCACCGAATTGCTGAAAGAAATAGACATTTATCCCCAACTCGAAACGCCCGGCGCCCGCGTCTTTGTTACGATATTCTCAGAAGACCTGCTCACCCAATCGTCTTCTTTTGCCGAAAAACTGCGCCAGGAGGGTATCGCAACAGAACTGCACCTTATTCCGGGACAGCGTCTCGACAGACAATTCAAATATGCAGATCGTCAAAATATTCCCTTTGCAGCGGTTATTGGGCCAGATGAAGCATCTGCAAATACCATCGTACTCAAAGACCTCAAAACGCGCGCACAACAAATTTTTTCACAAAACGACCTGTGCGCGATAAAAACAACGCTTAAAAACGGAATTACCCAAGCGTAG